From the Accipiter gentilis chromosome 15, bAccGen1.1, whole genome shotgun sequence genome, one window contains:
- the EEF1A1 gene encoding elongation factor 1-alpha 1: MGKEKTHINIVVIGHVDSGKSTTTGHLIYKCGGIDKRTIEKFEKEAAEMGKGSFKYAWVLDKLKAERERGITIDISLWKFETSKYYVTIIDAPGHRDFIKNMITGTSQADCAVLIVAAGVGEFEAGISKNGQTREHALLAYTLGVKQLIVGVNKMDSTEPPYSQKRYEEIVKEVSTYIKKIGYNPDTVAFVPISGWNGDNMLEPSSNMPWFKGWKVTRKDGNASGTTLLEALDCILPPTRPTDKPLRLPLQDVYKIGGIGTVPVGRVETGVLKPGMVVTFAPVNVTTEVKSVEMHHEALSEALPGDNVGFNVKNVSVKDVRRGNVAGDSKNDPPMEAAGFTAQVIILNHPGQISAGYAPVLDCHTAHIACKFAELKEKIDRRSGKKLEDGPKFLKSGDAAIVDMIPGKPMCVESFSDYPPLGRFAVRDMRQTVAVGVIKAVDKKAGGAGKVTKSAQKAQKAK, from the exons atgggaaaggagaagacCCACATCAACATCGTCGTCATCGGCCACGTCGATTCTGGCAAGTCCACCACCACCGGCCACCTCATCTACAAATGCGGTGGTATCGACAAGAGGACCATCGAGAAGTTCGAGAAGGAAGCCGCCGAG aTGGGCAAAGGTTCTTTCAAATACGCCTGGGTCTTGGACAAGCTGAAAGCTGAGCGTGAGCGTGGTATTACTATTGATATTTCCCTGTGGAAATTTGAAACAAGCAAATACTACGTCACCATCATTGATGCTCCTGGACACAGAGACTTCATTAAGAACATGATTACTGGAACTTCTCAG gctgATTGTGCTGTCCTGATTGTTGCTGCTGGTGTTGGTGAGTTCGAGGCTGGTATTTCCAAGAACGGGCAGACCCGTGAGCATGCCCTTCTGGCCTACACTCTAGGTGTAAAACAACTCATTGTTGGTGTCAACAAGATGGATTCCACTGAGCCACCTTACAGCCAGAAGAGATATGAAGAGATTGTCAAAGAAGTCAGCACTTACATCAAGAAAATTGGCTACAACCCAGACACTGTAGCTTTTGTGCCAATTTCTGGTTGGAACGGAGACAACATGTTGGAGCCTAGCTCTAAC atgcccTGGTTCAAGGGATGGAAGGTTACCCGAAAGGATGGCAATGCCAGTGGAACCACCCTCCTTGAAGCTTTGGACTGTATCCTGCCACCGACTCGTCCAACTGACAAACCTCTGCGTCTGCCTCTTCAAGATGTCTACAAAATTGGCG GCATTGGTACTGTACCAGTTGGCCGTGTGGAAACTGGTGTTCTGAAGCCAGGGATGGTGGTTACTTTTGCCCCTGTCAATGTTACAACTGAAGTAAAATCTGTCGAGATGCACCACGAAGCCCTGAGCGAAGCTCTGCCTGGTGATAACGTTGGCTTCAATGTTAAGAACGTGTCTGTGAAAGATGTTCGCCGTGGCAATGTTGCTGGTGACAGCAAGAACGATCCTCCAATGGAAGCTGCTGGCTTCACTGCACAG GTTATTATCCTGAACCACCCTGGCCAAATTAGCGCTGGTTATGCCCCTGTGCTGGATTGCCATACCGCTCACATTGCATGCAAATTTGCTGAGCTCAAAGAGAAGATTGATCGTCGTTCCGGCAAGAAGCTGGAGGATGGCCCCAAATTCCTGAAATCTGGAGATGCTGCCATCGTTGATATGATCCCTGGCAAACCCATGTGTGTTGAGAGCTTCTCTGATTATCCTCCTCTCG GTCGTTTTGCTGTGCGTGACATGAGACAGACGGTTGCTGTTGGTGTCATCAAGGCAGTTGACAAGAAGGCTGGTGGAGCTGGCAAGGTCACAAAGTCTGCCCAGAAGGCCCAGAAGGCTAAATGA